One window from the genome of Novipirellula caenicola encodes:
- a CDS encoding complex I subunit 5 family protein → MNLDHLLPLLVIASSLIPGLVIFALGEERRRARTILNLGGASVKLLLVAMMLWGVSQNHVYVVRFPITQSIDFALHADPFSLLFVTLSAVLWFLTTIYAIGYLEYSPHRGRFFGFFSLCVAATSGVALSANLLTFLVFYEMLTLTTYPLVVHRGTPESIRGGRIYLAYTVSGGAVLLLAMVWLQSIVGPVEFVVGGFLESAGHEYRNTFRWIFALLILGFGVKAALVPLHGWLPEAMVAPAPVSALLHAVAVVKAGAFGIVRVVYDVFGVGFSAELGVATPLAIVAAVTILYGSLRAVYQDDLKRRLAYSTISQVSYIALGTAIAGPIATVGGIVHLVHQGLMKITLFFAAGNLAETLGIHKVSQLNGVGRRMPWTMAAFTIAALGMIGVPPMAGFVSKWLLGSGAIAAGQWWVVGVLTGSTVLNAIYFLPIVYATWFKPPDGPWPHDHERGRFETHLWLLVPPVFTAISVVLVGLLASIPFSPLDWARLIVEREYRP, encoded by the coding sequence ATGAACTTGGATCACCTGCTGCCCCTGCTGGTCATTGCTAGCTCGCTGATTCCGGGGCTGGTCATTTTCGCACTGGGCGAAGAACGCCGTCGGGCCCGCACGATTCTCAATCTCGGCGGTGCATCGGTGAAACTGTTGCTCGTGGCGATGATGCTGTGGGGTGTGTCTCAAAACCACGTTTACGTGGTGCGTTTTCCCATCACTCAAAGTATCGATTTTGCACTGCACGCCGATCCGTTCTCGTTGCTGTTCGTGACGCTGTCGGCCGTGTTGTGGTTTTTGACAACGATTTATGCGATCGGTTATCTGGAGTATTCGCCGCACCGAGGTCGCTTCTTTGGCTTTTTCAGCTTGTGTGTAGCGGCGACATCAGGAGTTGCTCTATCCGCTAACCTGCTAACGTTTTTGGTCTTCTACGAGATGCTAACCTTGACGACGTATCCGTTGGTCGTTCATCGTGGCACCCCGGAATCGATTCGCGGCGGACGGATTTATCTGGCGTACACAGTATCCGGTGGCGCGGTTCTGCTGTTGGCAATGGTTTGGCTGCAGTCGATCGTCGGTCCGGTCGAGTTCGTCGTCGGCGGATTCCTAGAGAGTGCCGGCCATGAGTATCGCAACACGTTTCGCTGGATCTTTGCGTTGCTGATTCTCGGTTTTGGCGTCAAGGCAGCCTTGGTCCCGCTGCACGGTTGGCTACCCGAAGCCATGGTGGCGCCCGCTCCGGTCAGCGCGCTGTTGCACGCGGTGGCTGTCGTCAAAGCGGGCGCCTTTGGCATCGTGCGAGTGGTCTACGACGTGTTCGGCGTGGGATTTTCTGCAGAGCTTGGCGTTGCGACTCCGTTGGCAATCGTGGCGGCGGTGACGATTTTGTACGGATCGCTGCGGGCGGTTTATCAGGACGACTTAAAGCGGCGTTTGGCCTACTCGACCATCAGCCAGGTTTCTTATATCGCCTTGGGGACTGCCATCGCGGGCCCGATCGCGACCGTTGGCGGGATCGTGCATTTGGTCCATCAAGGACTGATGAAGATCACGCTGTTCTTTGCCGCAGGTAATTTGGCGGAAACGCTGGGCATCCATAAGGTCAGCCAACTCAATGGAGTCGGCCGACGGATGCCTTGGACGATGGCCGCATTCACGATCGCAGCGTTGGGGATGATCGGCGTCCCACCGATGGCAGGTTTTGTGAGCAAGTGGTTGCTGGGAAGCGGGGCGATCGCTGCGGGGCAATGGTGGGTGGTCGGGGTGCTGACCGGCAGCACGGTGCTGAACGCAATCTACTTTCTGCCGATTGTGTACGCTACTTGGTTCAAACCGCCCGATGGCCCATGGCCGCACGATCACGAACGCGGACGGTTCGAAACCCATCTTTGGCTACTGGTCCCGCCGGTTTTTACCGCCATCTCCGTGGTCTTAGTTGGACTTCTTGCCAGCATCCCGTTCAGCCCGCTGGATTGGGCCCGGCTGATCGTTGAGCGGGAGTACCGGCCATGA
- a CDS encoding NADH-quinone oxidoreductase subunit K: MTIATLYAVCGVVLFGIGFYGVVICRHLLRKVISLNLMGSGTFLVLVALAQRTPDGQPDPVPHAMVLTGLVVSVSATALALALLRRLHRETQRTELSLHAEGRETDVS; this comes from the coding sequence GTGACGATTGCCACTCTGTATGCCGTTTGTGGAGTCGTGCTGTTTGGCATCGGATTCTATGGTGTCGTCATCTGCCGACATCTGCTCCGCAAAGTCATTTCATTGAACCTGATGGGCAGCGGCACGTTCCTGGTCCTGGTCGCGTTGGCTCAACGGACTCCCGACGGCCAGCCCGATCCGGTACCCCATGCGATGGTGTTAACTGGGCTGGTCGTTTCGGTCAGTGCGACGGCGCTCGCATTGGCGTTGCTACGTCGTCTACACCGCGAGACTCAGCGGACCGAACTTTCTCTGCATGCAGAAGGGCGAGAAACGGATGTCAGCTGA
- a CDS encoding complex I subunit 5 family protein encodes MNEILLLLTILFPLLLIAAWPLPSTRRRLRRFTAWAPLPALLLSIVASDFAVDLPWLLFGSRLGLDATGRVFLAFTSVLWLAAGIYAVAYLAKDAARDRFDLFHLITMLGNLGVIVSQDMGSFLLFYTVMSLAAYGLIVHDRKPASLRAGRIYIMLVIFGEVLLFWAVLLTAQQTEMLHFAGLAEKLAVSPFRHAIVGLIVVGFGIKLGLMPLHVWLPLAHPAAPTPASAVLSGAIIKSGLLGMLRFLPLGAVAMNDWGVACIVAGFTSTFLAVLFGLTQDNPKTVLAYSSVSQMGLVGVMIGIAMMAPSSWPMISVAILVYAAHHAIVKASLFLGVGVAQAEMQAAWQRTLVNAGLVVAGFSLAGLPLTTGLAAKMALKESASLLAAPWASALTWILPLTSITTALLVSRFLYLVRPHRSHLHGELTRAIAIPWGMLTVCVVLLFFGLRWSLTAEARWFSLAPDKAWAATWPILIAVVIVLLVSLVGGLRRSLKKVHIPAGDLLVPLTLALEKCGSVWTSISVIEASAVIDMTSRLRAKLAIFYTHRIEALSRALENDTVAGLLIGIIAALLFILSILNV; translated from the coding sequence ATGAACGAAATTCTATTGCTGCTGACGATTCTGTTTCCGCTGCTGCTGATTGCGGCATGGCCCCTGCCGTCGACGCGCCGACGATTGCGGCGGTTCACAGCATGGGCGCCACTGCCGGCACTGCTACTGTCGATTGTCGCGTCGGATTTTGCCGTCGATCTACCTTGGTTGCTGTTCGGTTCGCGACTGGGGCTGGACGCAACCGGACGAGTCTTCCTGGCATTCACTTCCGTCCTGTGGCTGGCCGCGGGAATCTATGCAGTCGCTTACCTGGCAAAGGACGCGGCGCGAGACCGCTTTGACCTGTTTCATTTGATAACGATGCTGGGCAATTTGGGAGTCATTGTTTCGCAGGACATGGGTAGCTTTTTGCTGTTCTACACCGTGATGAGTCTTGCCGCATACGGATTGATCGTCCACGATCGCAAACCGGCTAGCCTTCGTGCAGGCCGCATCTACATCATGCTGGTCATCTTTGGCGAAGTCTTGCTGTTCTGGGCCGTTCTCTTGACCGCACAACAAACCGAGATGCTACATTTCGCCGGCTTGGCCGAGAAGCTTGCGGTGTCACCGTTTCGGCACGCCATTGTGGGTTTGATTGTGGTCGGGTTCGGGATCAAGTTAGGCTTGATGCCGCTGCACGTTTGGCTGCCGCTGGCTCACCCGGCGGCGCCCACGCCAGCCAGCGCGGTCTTGAGTGGTGCGATCATCAAATCCGGATTGCTAGGGATGCTCCGTTTTTTGCCATTGGGCGCAGTTGCCATGAACGACTGGGGGGTCGCTTGCATCGTCGCCGGATTCACCTCCACCTTCCTGGCCGTTTTGTTTGGACTAACGCAAGACAACCCCAAAACGGTATTGGCCTATTCAAGTGTCAGCCAAATGGGGCTTGTCGGCGTCATGATTGGCATCGCGATGATGGCTCCTTCGTCGTGGCCCATGATTTCCGTAGCGATCCTCGTTTACGCAGCCCACCATGCCATCGTCAAGGCTTCGCTGTTTCTAGGCGTCGGCGTCGCCCAAGCTGAAATGCAGGCAGCATGGCAGCGAACTCTGGTGAACGCCGGGTTGGTGGTTGCCGGATTCTCTTTGGCGGGACTTCCACTGACGACCGGGCTTGCAGCAAAAATGGCACTCAAGGAATCTGCGTCGTTGTTGGCAGCCCCTTGGGCCTCGGCACTCACCTGGATTCTGCCACTGACAAGCATCACAACCGCGTTGCTAGTTTCGCGGTTTCTGTATCTGGTCCGTCCCCACCGCTCGCATTTGCATGGCGAGTTAACCCGAGCGATCGCGATTCCGTGGGGGATGCTAACGGTTTGTGTCGTGTTATTGTTTTTCGGATTGCGTTGGTCACTCACGGCCGAAGCCCGCTGGTTCTCGCTAGCCCCTGACAAGGCGTGGGCCGCAACTTGGCCAATCCTGATCGCGGTCGTAATCGTCTTGTTGGTTTCCTTGGTGGGCGGACTACGTCGATCGCTGAAGAAGGTCCACATTCCCGCTGGTGACTTGTTGGTTCCGCTGACGTTGGCGTTAGAAAAATGCGGCAGTGTGTGGACATCGATTAGCGTCATCGAAGCATCCGCCGTCATCGACATGACGAGTCGCTTGCGCGCCAAGCTGGCGATTTTCTATACACATCGAATCGAAGCTCTGAGTCGTGCTTTAGAGAACGATACCGTTGCCGGTTTGCTGATCGGTATCATCGCGGCCCTGCTGTTCATCCTGAGCATCTTGAACGTTTGA
- a CDS encoding TIGR00730 family Rossman fold protein, with translation MKITFLGANRNVTGSRYCLEACGKRIMIDCGMVQERDFLSRNWDACPIPAGSIDALVLTHAHIDHIGLVPKFVADGFRGRIFATRPTVALADVMLKDSAKIQAEDARYKRRRHRKEGRTGPHEIVPLYTDKDVEKAIELFRGVDYRVATEIVPGITVTWHDAGHILGSASLEIRVQEPDRERTIVFSGDLGQHDKPLIHDPTYFRRADYVVMESTYGDRDHEAGGNVEEQLETIVNDTIKRGGNLIIPVFAVERAQEMMYFLSRLVHKNRIPDVPIFLDSPMAYDVTNIFRRFTSWLDDETVRAVECDEPPLHFPGLTMTRTVDESKSINHHKKPCIIMAPAGMCNAGRIKHHLRSNIRRPESTILFVGFQAEGTLGRRLLAGEKEVRIHGRQYSVDAKIQQVFGLSGHADRTGLLQWLNHFEQPPRKVFLTHGEESSALALKRSIQTRFGFDVSVPSYGEVHEFNDQGPSLVDAGQPNAVAVKRDAISDTLESEATGDAATESVKVDEIFPVAAEDPDLEFLDSATRRPISFLHEDPWRVLRIQSDLIQGIEIMTRALEGRHRSVAVFGSARLPESDPSYQLAHQTCQRLGERGFAIITGGGPGIMEASNRGSRDAGSPSIGLNIELPHEQTINPYCDASYTCRYFFVRKMMFAKYARGFLIFPGGFGTFDEFFESLTLIQTGKLAQFPVVLVGSEFWRPIVDWLQTTVLEKGCIDSQDVQRFRVMDDPEEIARWLDQIIDGQSASTKT, from the coding sequence ATGAAAATCACATTCCTGGGCGCCAATCGAAACGTGACCGGTTCACGTTATTGTTTGGAAGCCTGCGGCAAAAGGATCATGATTGATTGCGGCATGGTCCAAGAACGCGATTTTCTGTCGCGCAATTGGGATGCCTGTCCGATTCCCGCGGGCAGTATCGATGCCTTGGTTCTCACGCATGCTCATATCGACCACATCGGACTCGTTCCCAAGTTCGTAGCGGATGGTTTCCGAGGCCGAATCTTTGCCACAAGGCCGACCGTCGCACTGGCCGATGTGATGCTCAAGGACTCGGCCAAGATTCAAGCCGAAGACGCCAGATACAAGCGGCGACGTCATCGCAAGGAGGGACGCACCGGACCGCACGAGATAGTGCCTCTCTATACAGACAAGGACGTTGAGAAAGCGATCGAGCTGTTTCGCGGAGTCGACTATCGCGTTGCCACCGAAATCGTGCCCGGCATCACGGTGACTTGGCACGATGCAGGACACATCCTTGGATCGGCGTCACTAGAAATTCGAGTCCAAGAGCCTGACCGCGAGCGAACGATCGTCTTTTCGGGAGACTTGGGGCAACACGACAAACCGCTGATTCATGATCCCACCTATTTTCGGCGTGCCGACTATGTCGTGATGGAATCGACTTACGGCGACCGCGACCATGAGGCTGGCGGGAATGTCGAAGAACAGCTTGAAACGATTGTCAACGACACCATCAAGCGTGGCGGTAATTTGATCATCCCCGTGTTCGCCGTCGAACGGGCTCAAGAGATGATGTATTTCCTGAGTCGCTTGGTCCACAAAAATCGAATTCCCGACGTCCCTATCTTTCTCGATAGCCCGATGGCGTACGACGTCACGAATATCTTCCGGCGATTCACCAGTTGGCTGGATGATGAGACCGTGCGAGCAGTGGAGTGTGATGAGCCGCCGCTTCACTTTCCCGGTTTGACGATGACACGAACGGTTGATGAATCAAAATCGATCAATCACCACAAGAAGCCCTGCATCATCATGGCGCCGGCGGGAATGTGTAACGCGGGCCGAATCAAACATCACCTGCGAAGCAACATTCGTCGCCCCGAATCCACCATCCTGTTCGTCGGTTTTCAGGCCGAAGGCACATTGGGCCGCCGGCTTCTGGCGGGCGAAAAGGAAGTCCGCATTCACGGTCGCCAGTACAGCGTTGACGCCAAGATCCAGCAGGTCTTTGGATTGTCGGGGCACGCCGATCGCACCGGATTGCTGCAGTGGCTGAATCACTTCGAGCAACCACCGCGAAAGGTCTTCTTGACTCACGGCGAGGAAAGTTCGGCTCTCGCACTGAAACGCAGCATCCAGACGCGGTTCGGGTTTGATGTGTCCGTTCCCTCGTACGGCGAAGTGCACGAGTTCAATGATCAAGGGCCCAGCCTTGTCGACGCCGGCCAACCGAATGCGGTGGCGGTTAAAAGAGACGCGATCAGCGATACCCTCGAAAGCGAAGCAACGGGTGACGCGGCGACAGAATCGGTCAAGGTCGACGAAATCTTCCCGGTTGCGGCAGAAGATCCAGATCTGGAATTCTTAGATAGCGCAACCCGCCGTCCGATTAGCTTTTTGCACGAGGATCCTTGGCGAGTCCTACGGATCCAAAGCGATTTGATCCAAGGCATCGAAATCATGACACGTGCCTTGGAAGGTCGACATCGATCGGTGGCCGTGTTTGGCAGCGCACGATTGCCCGAGAGCGATCCTTCTTATCAACTCGCCCATCAAACATGTCAGCGGTTGGGGGAACGAGGGTTCGCGATCATTACCGGCGGCGGCCCTGGAATCATGGAAGCCAGCAACCGTGGGTCGCGTGACGCCGGCAGCCCCTCGATCGGTCTGAACATCGAACTGCCGCACGAACAGACGATCAATCCCTACTGCGACGCGTCCTACACCTGCCGTTACTTCTTCGTCCGCAAGATGATGTTTGCCAAATACGCTCGCGGCTTTCTGATTTTCCCAGGCGGATTCGGCACGTTCGACGAGTTTTTTGAATCACTGACTTTGATCCAGACGGGCAAGTTGGCGCAATTCCCCGTGGTACTGGTGGGCAGCGAGTTTTGGCGTCCCATCGTCGATTGGTTGCAAACCACCGTGCTTGAGAAAGGCTGTATTGACTCTCAAGACGTTCAACGATTCCGAGTAATGGACGATCCCGAGGAAATCGCTCGCTGGCTCGACCAAATCATTGACGGACAGTCTGCTTCCACCAAAACTTAG
- a CDS encoding 2-hydroxyacid dehydrogenase: protein MKIVVFSTKSYDREFLSAAAKPLGHELTFLEPRLTSETVQLANDHQAVCVFVNDQLDAAVLRSLAQQGVRVVALRCAGFNNVDLPTAREVGIKVVRVPAYSPHAVAEHTAGLILTLNRKIHRAYARVRDGNFYLGGLLGFDLSGRTVGVIGTGQIGTVFAKIMSGFGCRLLGYDEYPNAKCHELGMEYCELSKLFAESDIISLHCPLTPQTHHLINAQSIANMKDGVMIINTSRGAVIDTQAVVEGLKSGKIGHLGLDVYEEEADFFFEDLSNEVIPDDTLSRLLTFPNVIITGHQAFFTREALQCIAETTLQNIADIERVGSSKNEVAGDHSQP, encoded by the coding sequence ATGAAGATCGTTGTATTTAGCACAAAGTCCTATGATCGCGAGTTCCTCAGTGCTGCCGCGAAACCCCTTGGTCACGAACTCACCTTCCTCGAGCCGCGATTGACATCCGAAACGGTGCAGCTGGCAAACGACCATCAAGCTGTTTGTGTGTTCGTGAACGATCAACTCGACGCAGCGGTGCTTCGCTCGCTTGCCCAGCAAGGCGTACGCGTCGTTGCCTTGCGATGTGCGGGTTTCAACAACGTCGACCTCCCGACCGCTCGCGAAGTGGGCATCAAAGTGGTTCGCGTCCCTGCCTACTCGCCGCACGCGGTCGCCGAGCATACAGCCGGTTTAATCCTGACGCTAAACCGAAAAATCCATCGTGCGTACGCACGGGTCCGCGACGGCAATTTTTATCTCGGTGGGCTACTGGGCTTTGATCTCAGCGGTCGCACGGTGGGAGTGATCGGGACAGGGCAAATCGGCACCGTGTTTGCAAAGATCATGTCGGGTTTTGGTTGCCGGTTATTGGGTTACGACGAGTACCCCAATGCGAAATGCCATGAACTTGGCATGGAGTATTGCGAACTGTCCAAACTATTCGCCGAGTCAGATATCATCTCGCTGCACTGCCCGCTGACGCCACAGACGCATCATCTGATCAACGCCCAGTCGATTGCAAACATGAAAGATGGCGTGATGATCATCAACACCAGCCGCGGTGCCGTGATTGACACGCAAGCAGTCGTGGAGGGATTAAAAAGTGGAAAGATCGGCCATCTCGGCCTCGATGTCTATGAGGAAGAAGCCGATTTCTTCTTTGAAGATTTGTCCAATGAAGTCATCCCCGATGACACTCTGTCTCGTTTGTTGACTTTCCCGAACGTCATCATCACCGGTCATCAAGCCTTCTTTACGCGAGAAGCATTGCAGTGCATTGCCGAAACCACGCTGCAAAACATCGCCGACATCGAACGTGTCGGCAGCAGCAAAAATGAAGTCGCCGGAGACCATTCACAACCCTAG
- a CDS encoding DUF1559 domain-containing protein has translation MFNPKWIAVVLFTTLPLTSTAQENSVASQKGYPAGAVMHDTILAAHLDLTQIDVPATKQLMSQFGGPGESPLVALAEGLTSTLRDAGVTDLYFTVPGRVLLQGGVCIIAPCDNKESVEKALSRRLDSASLPFEFRVVKTDHAVVVCPVAMASDFQDNKLDANADERPEFNAGRQSMAHFPHQTVVSLPEDIREELANLWPEKLGDHDPTGFSPSRWIASARWITIGWSLPPKTAFELRIQSVDPAGAVACEQEMSKLLKAIPPGLPRPTLSVDGASVVIKADPEKLQAFLAPMVKQAQQDAHRQQTMNNFKRLALAMHNFHDNHGFLPGKYTVDAKGRPLLSWRVALLPYLEQAPLYAKFKLDEPWDSEHNRPLAEQMPKVFGIAGDDLPAGKSRIRLPVIEGGLWSGEGPPRTLRDITDGTSATVWIATAPKSAVVAWTKPDDWELDEAKLKEQFFGDQPYAVSGYADGSVHVLTPAIADKTLKALLTMAGREVVQQDDVK, from the coding sequence ATGTTCAATCCAAAATGGATCGCAGTCGTACTATTTACGACGCTGCCGCTCACTTCCACGGCCCAGGAAAATTCTGTTGCTTCGCAAAAAGGTTATCCAGCTGGCGCGGTGATGCATGACACAATCCTAGCGGCACACCTGGATCTGACGCAGATCGACGTTCCAGCGACCAAGCAACTTATGTCGCAGTTCGGCGGCCCCGGAGAATCACCGCTGGTAGCTCTGGCCGAAGGCTTGACAAGCACGTTACGCGACGCTGGCGTAACGGACTTGTATTTCACCGTTCCCGGCCGTGTGCTACTGCAAGGCGGCGTATGCATCATCGCGCCCTGCGATAACAAAGAATCTGTCGAAAAAGCCTTATCGAGACGACTTGATTCAGCGTCATTGCCGTTTGAGTTTCGGGTTGTAAAAACCGACCACGCCGTCGTCGTCTGCCCAGTGGCGATGGCCAGCGATTTCCAGGACAACAAGCTCGATGCCAACGCCGACGAGCGACCTGAGTTCAACGCGGGGCGTCAGTCGATGGCTCACTTTCCACACCAAACCGTGGTCAGTCTGCCAGAGGATATCCGTGAAGAACTAGCGAACCTGTGGCCCGAAAAACTGGGCGACCACGACCCAACCGGCTTTTCGCCGAGCCGCTGGATCGCGTCGGCTCGCTGGATCACGATCGGCTGGTCATTACCACCGAAGACGGCGTTTGAATTGAGAATCCAGTCGGTCGACCCTGCTGGAGCGGTCGCTTGCGAACAAGAGATGTCCAAGCTGCTGAAAGCGATCCCACCTGGCTTGCCACGCCCTACGCTAAGTGTCGATGGGGCGAGCGTGGTCATCAAAGCCGACCCCGAAAAGCTGCAGGCATTTTTGGCACCGATGGTCAAGCAGGCCCAGCAAGATGCCCACCGCCAGCAAACGATGAACAACTTCAAACGGTTGGCGTTGGCGATGCATAACTTTCACGACAACCACGGTTTCCTGCCTGGCAAGTACACGGTCGATGCCAAGGGTCGTCCGCTGCTCAGTTGGCGTGTCGCTCTATTGCCTTATCTGGAACAGGCACCGCTATATGCCAAGTTCAAATTGGATGAACCGTGGGACAGCGAGCACAATCGCCCGCTGGCTGAACAGATGCCGAAGGTGTTCGGTATCGCCGGGGATGATCTGCCAGCAGGCAAGAGCCGTATTCGGCTGCCCGTGATTGAGGGTGGTCTGTGGTCGGGCGAGGGTCCGCCACGCACCCTACGAGACATCACCGACGGCACAAGCGCAACGGTTTGGATCGCAACGGCCCCCAAATCGGCGGTGGTTGCCTGGACGAAACCGGACGACTGGGAACTGGACGAAGCGAAGTTGAAAGAACAGTTCTTTGGGGATCAACCCTACGCCGTGTCAGGCTACGCCGACGGCTCGGTGCACGTTCTAACGCCCGCCATCGCCGACAAGACACTTAAAGCCCTGCTGACGATGGCAGGTAGAGAAGTCGTTCAGCAAGACGATGTGAAGTGA
- a CDS encoding sigma-70 family RNA polymerase sigma factor — protein sequence MIDAETLSELWQQHANRLLMIARAVGEPAEDAVQEAFVALAQQSTLPDEPLAWLVRTTRNEILQVKRGKQRRAAREQVAARHRCWFVQPSEYQDQQLDGQHVTEWLEELDAADREVIVMHLWGGLTFRQIADVIGLSAATANRRYQNALTQLQARANQDQMR from the coding sequence GTGATCGATGCGGAAACCCTTTCCGAGCTGTGGCAACAGCATGCCAATCGCTTGCTGATGATCGCCCGCGCCGTCGGCGAACCAGCCGAGGATGCGGTGCAGGAAGCCTTTGTGGCGTTGGCCCAGCAGTCGACGCTGCCCGACGAGCCGCTGGCGTGGCTGGTGCGAACCACACGCAATGAAATCCTACAAGTCAAACGGGGAAAACAGCGGCGTGCGGCCAGGGAACAGGTGGCAGCCCGCCATCGCTGCTGGTTCGTCCAGCCCAGTGAATACCAAGACCAGCAACTCGACGGCCAGCATGTTACCGAGTGGCTAGAAGAACTTGACGCCGCCGATCGCGAAGTGATTGTGATGCACCTGTGGGGTGGGCTGACGTTTCGCCAAATTGCCGACGTCATCGGGTTGTCCGCAGCAACCGCAAACCGTCGCTACCAAAACGCGTTGACGCAATTGCAAGCTCGCGCCAACCAAGACCAAATGAGATGA
- a CDS encoding complex I subunit 5 family protein produces MSAELAMIGLIALPLAAGIVAFVARRVAVVLTIGVAVLQILLASHVARSVFYQGSLRYEVGGWGAPLGIDLYVDGLSGLMLLMTAIVGLGVVVYASSYFAHTRSGDSVVYFWPLCLFLFASLNALSQAGDLFNLYVTLELLTLTAVALIGLAGTVDALAAALRYLIVAVTASLFFLLGVALLYSSYGTVDLHLLATKFQFDLPSRCSIVLIAVALILKTALFPLHYWLPPAHAAAPAPASALLSGLVLKSSFYVLLRLWFDVFPYADLRSAGHLLGVLGAIAILWGSIQAIRQTHLKLLVAYSTVAQIGYLFLVFSLTSETTVAWNAWSGAVYFAMSHSLAKAAAFLASGSLKHAHDSDRIDELAGAAQRQPVTIFAFAIAGVSLMGLPPSGVFLSKWLLLNSAVTSGRWSYALVMLVGGILAAVYVFRVVAKSLENIDPIASDPTATRPISPWMQWTPLALAIAALALGVMAYQPLGLLEIGAPFSPASGGGTP; encoded by the coding sequence ATGTCAGCTGAGCTTGCGATGATCGGATTAATCGCGTTGCCGCTGGCTGCAGGCATCGTTGCGTTTGTCGCACGCCGAGTTGCGGTGGTGCTGACGATTGGGGTCGCGGTTCTGCAAATCTTGCTGGCAAGCCATGTCGCCCGTTCTGTGTTTTACCAGGGGAGTCTGCGGTACGAAGTCGGTGGTTGGGGGGCACCGCTGGGAATCGACTTGTATGTCGACGGGCTGAGTGGATTGATGCTGCTGATGACGGCGATCGTCGGACTAGGCGTTGTGGTGTACGCATCATCGTACTTCGCTCACACTCGCAGTGGCGACTCCGTTGTTTACTTTTGGCCGTTGTGCTTATTTCTGTTCGCGTCGCTCAACGCGTTGTCTCAGGCCGGCGACCTATTCAATCTGTACGTGACCTTGGAACTGCTGACGTTGACAGCGGTCGCGTTGATCGGATTGGCGGGCACGGTCGATGCGTTGGCAGCTGCGCTGCGGTACTTGATCGTCGCGGTTACCGCATCGCTATTTTTTTTGCTGGGGGTGGCGTTACTCTACAGCAGCTATGGAACGGTCGATCTGCATCTGCTGGCGACGAAGTTTCAATTCGACTTGCCGAGCCGCTGTTCGATCGTACTGATTGCCGTCGCACTCATACTCAAGACTGCCTTGTTTCCGCTTCACTATTGGCTGCCTCCGGCTCATGCGGCTGCCCCCGCTCCGGCCAGTGCTCTGTTGTCAGGTTTGGTGCTAAAATCTTCGTTTTACGTGTTGTTGCGGTTGTGGTTTGATGTCTTTCCTTACGCGGACTTGCGATCGGCAGGTCACTTGCTGGGTGTTCTCGGTGCGATTGCGATTCTGTGGGGCTCGATTCAAGCGATTCGCCAAACGCATTTGAAGCTGCTGGTCGCTTATTCGACGGTCGCTCAGATCGGCTATTTGTTTTTGGTCTTCTCATTGACGAGCGAGACGACCGTCGCGTGGAATGCATGGAGCGGGGCGGTCTACTTCGCGATGTCGCATTCGTTGGCGAAAGCGGCAGCGTTTTTGGCGTCGGGGTCGCTGAAACATGCACACGACAGTGACCGCATCGATGAATTGGCCGGGGCGGCTCAGCGACAACCCGTGACAATCTTTGCCTTCGCGATTGCCGGGGTCAGCCTGATGGGGTTGCCGCCCAGTGGCGTGTTTCTGTCGAAGTGGCTGCTGCTGAATTCCGCGGTCACGTCCGGTCGCTGGAGTTACGCCCTGGTGATGCTGGTCGGGGGCATTCTCGCCGCGGTCTATGTGTTTCGCGTGGTGGCAAAGTCGTTGGAGAACATCGATCCGATCGCGTCCGATCCTACAGCGACGCGTCCGATCTCGCCTTGGATGCAGTGGACGCCGCTCGCGTTGGCCATCGCAGCGCTGGCCTTGGGCGTGATGGCGTATCAACCACTAGGGTTACTGGAAATCGGGGCGCCTTTTTCACCAGCAAGCGGCGGAGGCACACCATGA